A segment of the Flavobacteriales bacterium genome:
GAAGTACTACGAGTTCACGATCAATACGCCGGTGCAGCAGCAACTCTACTTCTACGGGCTCACCTTCAAGGCCATGCGCAGCGACAACGGCCCGCGCACTTTCGCCGTGCGCAGCAGCGCGAACAACTACAGCACGAATATCGCCATGGGCACCGCCACGGGCATCAGCGCCGAGGGCGGCAACGTGGGCTTCTTCACGGACGATGCGGCCTATGACGGCACGGTGATCACCGTGAATCCGGCGAACACCGGCTTCGGCCTGCGCGAGTCGGGCATCACCCTGCGCATCTACGCATACAATGCCGAGGACCCCAGCGGCTATTTCGGCATCGACAGCCTGGTGGTGCGCGGCAAGAGCGGCACCATCGAGAACGTGCAGAACTACATGGAGTACTCCTACTGCTCCATCATGTTCACCGAAGGACAGCGCGAGCGCGCGCGCACGGCCTTGCTATCACCGGTGCTCGAGCGCGACAACCTTTGGACGGAGCAGAACCTGATCGCCACCGGCGTGGCTGAAGGGCACGAGCAGCTCTGCGCTCCGATCGCCGATTTCTATGCACAGGTTGAGTACTCCACATCGCCCGGCAGCAGCACGCCGCCCGTGCCGTTCCCGCCCATGACCTGCATCAATACCAATGTCCGCTTCATCGATAACACGCAGCGCGCATCGGTCACCTCTTGGAACTGGACCTTCCAGGACGGCAACCCGGCCACCAGCACAGCGCGCAACCCGGTCGTGCAATTCACGGCTCGCGGCTGGAAGACCGTGACGCTCACGGTCAGCAACGACCAGGGCAGCGACACCAAGACCAAGGATTTCTCCATCTACGCCGGCAACTCGAGCGAAGAGCTGACAGCTTTCGCGATCAACTTCGAGGATGGTGATGGCGAGAATCTCTTCCCGCTGGTGGGCTACAACTACGAGAACAACCACACCTCGTGGAAGCGCTTCGAGGGTGGCGGCTATTCGGGCAATGCCTGTGCGCGCCTGAACAGCGGAGATCGCGATCCGCTGGAGCTGATCCGCCCCGATAACATCGGCGATTACGACGACCTGGTGTCGCCGCACATCAACATGACCGGCGCACCCATCTCGCAGCTCAGCTTCCGTTACGCCTACCGCACCAACACGAACGTGCCGGCCAACATCACCGAGAAGCTCGTCGTGGAACAGAGCTCCAACTGCGGCCGCACCTGGAGCCTGCTGGGCACAACGTCCACCGGCGAGATCACCGGCACCAACCTGGTCACCAATGGCAACTTCGACGAGATGCCTCCCCCACCCGATTCCTGGAGGCTGAAGACCTTGAACCTGCTCAGCTCCCAGCTCGGGCCGAACATGCGCTTCCGCTTCCGCTACATCAGCAGCGGCTATTCCGGCGACCTGTTCATCGACGACATCCAATTCGGCAGCTCGGCCGTGAGCGTGCAGGAATGGCTCAGCGAGAACTTCATCGCGGTGTTCCCGAACCCCGCCAATGATCAGTTCACCCTGCAGATCTATGGCATGGGCACCGACGCCACAGAGGTGACCATCACCGACCTGCGCGGTGCGGTGGTCTATCAGAATACCTACCAGCCCACGGGCAACGACAACATCGAGCTCGCGGGCCGCACCATCGGCCTCACCGATGGGATGTACCTGGTGCGCGCACAGAACGCGCATGGGCAGAGTGTGCAGAAGCTGGTCATGGGCCGTTGATCCCGATACCAGCAGCAACGACGCGGCCGCTCCAATGGAGCGGCCGCGCTGTTTTGCAGCATGCCCAGTTCCGGCAGATCATCGTTGCCATGGCACTCGTGGTCGGGTGCTCCGATCCAATTGCACCCGCCCCGGACGCACGCTCAGGGATGGAGGCTCGTGCCCTTGCTCAGGCGTTGGAGGGACAGTGGATGCCAGAGTCCTATTGCCAATGCTTGGAAAGAAGGCGATCTCCCTTCACGTGCCGGAATGAGATCAAGGAGATCTTCGTCATGGAACTGGAGCGGAATGCCGCCGGTGACAGCCTGCATTGGAGCTGGCACGGTACGCATGAAGGCGGAACTGAGGCCGTGCTCGGCTTTCGTCCGGCGAATAAAGTCTTCGCGGGCGAGCCCGCAGGTGATCCGCTGAACGGTTGGAGCACTGTACGACTGGCGGCAGATACCGGCCAGGACGCAGTCTCACTTTGGCTGTCCGATTCAGGGGCTCCGTTGCAATTCGTCCGCATCACTTCCGAGCAGGAGTGCATCAATAGCCTCACGGTCGCTGGCCGCTACCAGCACCTGCGCGATTCGGTCGTGGTCGAAATCAGTGCGAACGGCAGCCTGCTCGGATTGGACACCATCACCCGCTATGAGGTGCACACGGACTTCGCCCTTGGCATGGAGGCTGGCGACGTCATATTCCTCTACGGCCCTGGACTGGCTGAGCTTGGGATTGCGCACCGCTTCACATGGATTGGGAATCGGCTTCGTTTGGACCAGGTGCCGCCCGCGGGGGAGCTGCAGACCGTTGATCCGATGAACGCGATTCCCTCGATTGAGCTGGAACGCTTGGAATGAAACTTCGCGATGCGCAACGAGCCCTTGGATCCAAGGCAATCGAGAGCCTCGTGGTGTTGCTGACTCCAACGCCACATCGACGATCCGGGATTGCTGCTTGAGGCATGACTCGGGAGCTGGCACGGCTCTCCGTTGCTTGGAGCGGATGGCATTCTGTGCGATGAAGCCCCGCTGTTTCTCCAATGGGCTGATTCGCATCGAAGCCGAGCACCACCTGATTTGCCACAGACCGGCACCTTGGGGATTTCCATCACTCGACGGCTTCGAATCGCGGGGAGCATCCGCGAACAACCAACCGGTCACGACAAACCGGAAAAGAGAAGCCCCGGCTTCCGCCGGGGCCTCTTCGGAATCATCAATGATCAGCGCGCCACTTGCACGCGCTGCACGCGGGTCCACTCATCGGTGCTCACCTGAACGGCGTACTGACCGCTTTGCAAAGCACTCAGGTCGATGGTGCCAACGCTGCCTGCCTGGAGGTTCACCGGCGCGTCGATCGCGGTGCGCCCGCTCATATCGAGCACGCGCACGCGGGCCTTGCCCTTCGTTCCTCCGAAGGCGATGTACAGCAAGCCGTCAGTCGGGTTCGGGTAAAGGCTGAAACCACCAGCTGATCCTTCTTCGATGCCGACCGCACCGCAGCCCACGGTCCAGCGCAAGGGAATCGACACAAGGCCATCATCGCACGAGCCGGCATCATTGCTCTGGATCCGCAGGGTCACGATGTTCGCTGGGTTCTGGGAGTTCACCGCGAAGCCCGCGAGGTTGCCGCCATTGTTGCCCTGGTAGATCACCGTTGACCCATCATCCGGGCCGTTGTACACGACGATGCGGTCGCCTGCCAGCATCTGGCCTTGCAGGAACTGGATGCTGGTGGGCACAGGGATCTGCGACACGTAGGTGTACCAGCGGTCCTCACCGTTCTCATAGCAGTATTCGTAGTTGTCGAATCCGCAGGAGACGATGTGGCAGCTATCGCTCGGGTAGGTGAGCGAATCGCTCAAGTAGGTGCAGCCCGGCTCGCTCAGGTCGGTGATCCCGAAGATGGAGAGGTCATCAACCTCATAAGGGCCGAAGCTGTACACCCCGACAGCGGTCACGGTCTGCGTCTGGCTGGTGATCACGTTCTCGATGGTCATGCCGTCCGCACTGGGTGGGGCGGTCACGATCACCTCAGTCATATAGGAGCGGTGCAGGCAATCGGGCATGATGTTGTAGCTCACGCCGGGCGCTGCGCAGCCTGAGCATGTCACGTTCCATTCCCAGGGGTCGTAGTTGGTGCTTCCTGTGCAGGCCACCGAGGGGTCGGAGGTGAAGGTCATGTACAGGTTCTGCCCGGTGCTGGTCACGTTCACGGTCTCATAGGTGAACACGGCACCCAGGATCGCGCTTCCCGGAGGACCTAGGTTCGTGGTGCCCGTACCATGCTCGAACAGGATGGGGCTGCTTGCGTCCGGCCCGTCGTAGATGATGAGGTCATCCCAGGTATTGCTCTCGACCGTGCCGCGCACGAAGGCGAGGTTGAGCGTAGCCCCGGGCGTCGGCGCCTCCCAAGCCCAGGCGCGGTTGTCGCTGTTCACATAGCAGTAGGTCTCGGTGAGCGGCGTAGATCCGCAGAGGAAGGTGGGGCACAACGGGTTCACCAGGCTTCCGGATGAGATGCTGCACAACCCGTTGTCCGCATTGACTATCGTGATCGAGACCGGCGTGCCGCTCGTGAAGGGGCCAACCGTGTATGTGCCAGCGGCATTCGCAGTGACCGTGCTCGCACCGCCGGTGTTGGTGATCTCCATGCTGCTTGCGCTGCCCAAGCTGCTGATGTCCACCGCCACGGAGTACTGGAAATTAGCGCAATCCTGCACGATGCCGAAGGTGGCCGTGGGCGGCACGCAATCGAGGCAATCGACTGAGAACTGCACGGGCACCTGGGTGGCGCTGGTGGCGCAATCGGTGAATCCGTTGGCCAGGATACGCACCGTCATCCGGTGATCCGGATTCGTGGTGAAGAAGAAGAGGCCCGTGATGTCCGTGGCGTTGCCATTGCCGGAGTAGATGAGCGGTGCGTTGATATCGCCGCCGTCATATACCTGGATCAGGTCGCCCGCGAAAACGGTCCCCCCTGTGAATAGGATGCCCAAGGGGAAGGTGCCGGTGCCCTGGTAGTAGTAGCGCACATCGTTGTTGTTCGCGTAGCAATAGCTCACGGTGATCGGAGTGCCGCAGGTGATCAGTTCGGGGCAGGTGCCGGTGTCGGTGAAGTTGCCCTTGGAGATATCGCAGAGGCTGTTGCTCTCGTGGGCGAGGGTCACGTTCACGATCTCACCGAAGTTGAAGGGGCCGATGGTGGTGATGCCGAGCGGGAGGCCGGTCTGCGTGGTGGGCGCACCGCCATCCACCGTGTAGATCACCGAAGCAGTGGTGGCATCACCCGTGCTGGTCACGTCCACATCCAGGCTGAACTGGTCGTTGGCGCAATCATCCACCACGGTCACGGTGCCCTGCGGGATCTCGCAATCGAGGCAGACCACCTCCCACTCCCAGGCGTCGTAGGTGGTGGTGGGGAATGGCCCACCGCATTGCACCGAGCCATCCGAGCTCATCTCCATGAAGATCTGGCCCGTAGTGCTGTAGATCTCGACCCCGTAATAGGTGGTGAGCGCATTGTTGATGGCGCTGCCCACCGGGCCCAGGTTGT
Coding sequences within it:
- a CDS encoding T9SS type A sorting domain-containing protein: MKRTLLSSLATILLASFGIAQETHWCETDRRMAEEMAKDPAFAQKMAQFRSEMRQLMANNASLKNRDVVYTVPVVFHIIHLNSVENISNEQIEDAMFVLNRDWAKQNPDTAQVHPSMQDRIGDMGVQFKLATKDPSGNCTNGIIRYQSTETLRGEGTSKLRPWPREKYMNVYVVRGILSGAAGYFTPGGWSVLDGIMIIHQYVGRSGNAGGIPFTGNEGLSRALTHEVGHYLDLAHVWGENNGIPGPTGVPWAMQADCGDDGVEDTPITRGWSPASGCNGPGHSDNTTRPWGNCDQQSFKSYHGRSIPFIVPSTPTRYDFEGVTTGSGSVDNLSVIPIIADSLDSATVRIPLSPFSATGVSANSSVAGAFAFSNWDTGANDGETDYANLTGSINTGKYYEFTINTPVQQQLYFYGLTFKAMRSDNGPRTFAVRSSANNYSTNIAMGTATGISAEGGNVGFFTDDAAYDGTVITVNPANTGFGLRESGITLRIYAYNAEDPSGYFGIDSLVVRGKSGTIENVQNYMEYSYCSIMFTEGQRERARTALLSPVLERDNLWTEQNLIATGVAEGHEQLCAPIADFYAQVEYSTSPGSSTPPVPFPPMTCINTNVRFIDNTQRASVTSWNWTFQDGNPATSTARNPVVQFTARGWKTVTLTVSNDQGSDTKTKDFSIYAGNSSEELTAFAINFEDGDGENLFPLVGYNYENNHTSWKRFEGGGYSGNACARLNSGDRDPLELIRPDNIGDYDDLVSPHINMTGAPISQLSFRYAYRTNTNVPANITEKLVVEQSSNCGRTWSLLGTTSTGEITGTNLVTNGNFDEMPPPPDSWRLKTLNLLSSQLGPNMRFRFRYISSGYSGDLFIDDIQFGSSAVSVQEWLSENFIAVFPNPANDQFTLQIYGMGTDATEVTITDLRGAVVYQNTYQPTGNDNIELAGRTIGLTDGMYLVRAQNAHGQSVQKLVMGR
- a CDS encoding T9SS type A sorting domain-containing protein, producing the protein MSRLGRLLSVALGFTLIASAPAFAQGDCLNEFLYPSAAVTPDAGGAVTIISTCSFESEYSHVTGIQSGATYRFRLDSEGYITVREGTPEGPAVAQGYAIVDFTATSAADLYPHWTIDETCAQQSECTETSVQFFGNCSPVLAFATVVEDCASGFFMINVDVVSTGDGATVTITYDVFGAVVDIPDVGVGTTELGPFFPGEEVAILVQHESNPDCSQDLGLFTETGECPVFIFCGDMAQSFSYCYDNSQTKVWNYSSLGGSGSLVLEFINGNIEASFNDQLTIYDGTDDTAPILFQHNAGAVFDLSDVFVASTSGSLHMKLISSDFGSCADGQFQSWNWQVQCLNCQLPQATAVNVDDCLNNQFSVDVDVLSTGDGSTVTIVYAVDGGAPEFLPGIGAGITTLGPFTVNQLISVFVQHESDPACNIELGVITDGGDCPNLIPCGSPALVETYCYEPSDFQTWEYQSIGTGTLRLRFIRGTIESNTFDDLRIYDGPDATGTLVFEHTNTEAYNLGPVGSAINNALTTYYGVEIYSTTGQIFMEMSSDGSVQCGGPFPTTTYDAWEWEVVCLDCEIPQGTVTVVDDCANDQFSLDVDVTSTGDATTASVIYTVDGGAPTTQTGLPLGITTIGPFNFGEIVNVTLAHESNSLCDISKGNFTDTGTCPELITCGTPITVSYCYANNNDVRYYYQGTGTFPLGILFTGGTVFAGDLIQVYDGGDINAPLIYSGNGNATDITGLFFFTTNPDHRMTVRILANGFTDCATSATQVPVQFSVDCLDCVPPTATFGIVQDCANFQYSVAVDISSLGSASSMEITNTGGASTVTANAAGTYTVGPFTSGTPVSITIVNADNGLCSISSGSLVNPLCPTFLCGSTPLTETYCYVNSDNRAWAWEAPTPGATLNLAFVRGTVESNTWDDLIIYDGPDASSPILFEHGTGTTNLGPPGSAILGAVFTYETVNVTSTGQNLYMTFTSDPSVACTGSTNYDPWEWNVTCSGCAAPGVSYNIMPDCLHRSYMTEVIVTAPPSADGMTIENVITSQTQTVTAVGVYSFGPYEVDDLSIFGITDLSEPGCTYLSDSLTYPSDSCHIVSCGFDNYEYCYENGEDRWYTYVSQIPVPTSIQFLQGQMLAGDRIVVYNGPDDGSTVIYQGNNGGNLAGFAVNSQNPANIVTLRIQSNDAGSCDDGLVSIPLRWTVGCGAVGIEEGSAGGFSLYPNPTDGLLYIAFGGTKGKARVRVLDMSGRTAIDAPVNLQAGSVGTIDLSALQSGQYAVQVSTDEWTRVQRVQVAR